TACCATCAAACTGATTATGGATTTAGTAAACCGTGATGAGGGAAAAATCACAATATTGGGGAAAGATAATAAGAAAGAATTAAATTCCATCAAAGAAAACATAGGCGTTGTCATGGATGAACTCTGCTTTCCGGAAAACTTAAATATTAAAGAAATTAATACAGTGATGAAAAAAGTATATAAAACCTGGAATGAGGATAAATTCTATCATTTTATTCAGAGATTTTCTCTCTCCAAAGATAAATCCATAAAAGAATACTCAAGAGGCATGAAAATGAAACTTTCCATAGCCGTTGCTCTATCCCATGATTCTAAAATACTTATATTAGACGAAGCGACCAGCGGACTGGACCCCATTGTTAGAGAAGAGATTTTAGACATATTTTTAGAATTTATCCAGGATGAATCCAATTCTATCTTTGTCTCCTCCCATATCATTAGCGATTTAGAAAAAATTTGCGATTATATAACCTTTATTCATAAAGGTAAAATTGTATTTTCAGAGTCCAAGGATGATTTATTAGATAAGTATGGAATATTAAAATGTACCGAAGAGGAATTTCCAAATATCAATTCTAGCGCCGTTAAGGGCGTAAGGAAAAATAAATTTGGGATGGAAGCCTTGGTTTTAAAAGATGAGATAGAAGGAAATTATGTAATAGACAAGGCGGATATTGAAGATATCATGATATTTTATATAAAGGAGCAGATGATATGATAGGACTGATATTAAAGGATATTTATAATTTAAAGAAGCAGTCAAAGATCTATCTTATACTGCTAGTCTTTTACTTTTTCATGGGCATGGCCAATAGAAGTATTTCTATGTTTGGTACGATGCTGTCTGTCCTTGCAGCCATGCTTCCTGTAACTGCAATGGCTTATGATGAAAAAAACAATTGGGAGCGATATGCCCTTACAATGCCCTTATCCAGAAAAGATATGGTGCTCAGCAGATATATATTAGGTCTACTATTTGCCTTTATTGCTTTCATTATATCCATGGCATCAAGTGTATTCCTCAGCAATGAATCATTTGTGGAAAGTGTTGCAGTGAATGTGGGCACTTTATGTTTTGTACTGCTGCTCATGGCTATTATTTTTCCGATACTTTTTAAATTTGGAATCGAAAAAGGCCGAATATTAATGATACTTATATTATTTGCACCATCAATGATTATACTATTTCTATCAAATTACGGAATACAATTACCTGATGAGGAAACCATAAAGCCATTTTTATACTATTCACCTATCGCTGTTATCATTATTTTTATATTGTCGCTTTTTCTTTCAATCTCCATATACAATAAGAAAGAATTTTAGTTGCAAAATAACCGGGTAAGATCCCGGTTATTTTTATAGTAATTTTTAATTTATTGAATGTTTTTCTTTAATGGATTGGATCAGGTTTTTTCGTGTTTTTCTGTGAGTATTGATATAAAATGCCGACTAAAGCTAAGAGGATTCCGGATATAATCAGAATGGACTCAACCGATACTATATCCGCCAATGGTCCAAAGAATAAGATAGCCACCGGCATTGCACTGACTGAAATAATCTGCACGATGGAAAAGACTCTCCCCATCATAGTCGGCTGGGTGTTTTCCTGAATAAATACTGTTTCTGCCGTAGCAATGATAGGCATAAAGAATCCGCCAATGCCCATGATTAATAAATATAATATAAAATTCTCTGCCATTCCTAACAAGGCGAAGGTTACACCGAAAGCCACAAGGCATAGGGCAATGGTACGAATCTTATCTTTAAACTCCCCATGCATTGAAACATACACACCGCCTATCATAGAACCCACTGTCCAAACAATCTCATTGGCAGTTAGTCTCCACACATCGCTGCCAAAGCTTCTTTCAATCATAAGTGGTGTGAGTACTGCTGCCGGAGTGATTAAAAAGAAAGAAAAGACATAACAAATGATAATCCCTTTTAATAACGGATTAGAAAAAGTATAATGAATACCTTCCTTAAGTTCGGTTAATACAGAGGTAAAAGCATCCGTTCTTTGAATTTTTTCTACTTGAATAAAACAAAGAATCAAAATGGCTAAAGCCGCTGTAACCAGATCAATCATAAAAGTCCAGGCGATATCCATGGAGCCAAGTACCAAACCACCTACTGCAGGAGCCAGCAGCATCAATAAAGAATTTAGCGCCTGATTGATTCCCTGCACCTTCGTAAGTTTGTCCTGAGCTACAAGCTGAGGAAAAATAGCATTAACCGCAGGAGCCTGAATACCGCCACCAATTGAGCGAACTACCGATACCGCCAGCAGCAGTTCCATTCGTCGAAAGCCCATCCAAAAAGCAATGGCAAGTCCAAGGGTAAACAAAGCTATAAAAGCATCTGAGAGCATGATTAAATATTTTCGGTTATACCGATCTGCCCAAACACCACCCCATAAGGATATCACCACTTGAGGAAGCATGGAGCAAATGGTGGATAACATCAGCCATATCCCTGAAGAAGTTTCCAGAGTGATATACCAAATAATAGCAAAGGCAACAACAGATGAGCCAAACAAAGATATATTTTGGCTTATTAAGAATAAAACAATTCTTTTGTCAAACAACGTAGTACCTTGTTGACTATCGTTTTTACGCATAATATAGGTTATCCTTTCAAAGTAAGTTAATAAAACAGATACAAAAAACGACAGTAGCACAACCCCCTGTCGTTTTATAATAGAAATTTATATACTAAAAAGCCAGCAAGAAAGTGTCTTATCCAAAATGCTATTCAATTAAAAATGGTCACATTTATTCCTTGTAATATATATAAATGGAATCATACAAGTTATAGTTGTTTTCATTCCAGAAAAAACATACTATTATAAAAAATAATTCTGTGAAATGAACTGACCCCCATAAATTAGAACTAAAAGTCTAAATTATAGGGGGTCACATCATAACCAACAACACTTTTTCCTCGTTTTATTTACCTATTTTGGATAGCTTCAACAATTCTATCAGTTTGTTTACTAACATTTGTATCGTCCATTCTATTGCCAATCAACTGGTTAAGTTTTTCTTCAACAAGATCTGCTTTAGCTTTTTCAAAAATTAAGAAAGCAATGGTCTTATTAGATCCAGCCGTTGTTTTTATCGTAAGGACGGTCTCAAGTGCAGTAATCACAGTGTTTGCACCTAAGACAAGCATAATTAAAGCAGCCAAAAAAGAGTCAGATAACATTGATAAACCAATAATGACAACAACTGCACCGATTATGAGCCTTTTAAGTTTAACTTGAAAATTAGACTCAACAACTGACAACTGATTAATCGGAACAGATTCTTTTTTAGCCCCAAGAGGAATTAATCCAAGAATAGTGTTAGGCATCTTAAATTTAACAAAATTCTGCTCAAGAGAAATTTCACCCTTAAGATAAAAGGTTAAAAGTGATGTTATGTACTGAATGGTCTGCATCTCTTCCCTCCTCCTAAATATTTTCTTGTTTATTTTAGCAAAAAATTACATGTTAATCAAGCATTTCTATTAATTATATTTTTATTTTTATAAGAGAAAGGATTATAAAAAAGTATTTATTTTACAAAAATGTTTTTATTACTTCCTATTCACAATTACCCAAATCACATCAATTATAGAATGCTAATTTCTATCCATTAAAGTGATTATTTTTTTCAATATGAAATACTGATACTAAATCTTGTAATTGTTCTGCACACGTAAACAAATTCTCAGAACTTAATGCAACTTCTTGACTTCCTGTGGATACTTGTTCTGATAATCGAGCGACATCCTCTACTTTAGATAATACAGAAATAGTCAAATCATTTACATTAATAATAGAGTCTGTAACAGAAGCAACGGATTTTTCTTGTTCTTTTGTATAGTCAGCAATTTTTTCAATAGATTTCTTTGTTTCCTGTAATGATGTAAATATATCTTTGAATACTTTTCCTGTTTCTTTAATTAAAACCATTCCTTTATCTACTTCTTGTACCCCTTCTTCAGTAGCTGTAATGGTTCTCTCTGAAATCTGCTTTTCTTCTTGGATTAAAGATTCAATAACTTTGGTAGCTTCTCTGGATTGATCTGCAAGCTTTCGTATTTCTTCTGCTACAACAGCAAATCCTTTACCGGACTCACCGGCTCTTGCAGCTTCAATGGCAGCATTGAGTGCAAGTAAATTTGTTTGTTCGGATATGTTATTAATAAGCTTAATTGTTTGTCCAACCTTTAAAGAAGACTCTGTGAGAATAGTAACATTTTCTTTAATCTCATTCATCACTTTACTAATATTGTCCATCTCTATAATAGTATTTTCAACTTTTTCTTTTCCTATTTCAGATATTTCAAAGGTACTTTCTGCTTGATCATTTGTATTGACAGCACTTTCTGCTACCGTAATAATGGCTGCATTCATCTCTTCCATTAAGCTCATAATTTCTTCAATAGAATGTGCTGTTGAACGCATATCTTCTGTTAATTTTTCCATAGATTCAAACTGTCTCTCCGCTGAATGAGACATTTGTTCAGAAACACTGCTTGTCTGCTTGGAAAGTTCATTAACCTCTCCTGAAGTATTTAAAATATGTGAAATAACATTGCTCTGCATATCAACCATTTTATTCAATGATCTAGCTAGTAGTCCTGTTTCATCTTTTTTGGAAAGATATTTTTCTTTAATTTTAACGCGATAATTTCCTTCTGCAATTTCATTGGTAACAAAAATCATTTCACTAATCGGATTGCTGATCACATTTGAAAAAAGTATACTAAATACTATTGCAACGATTATTGCAGCAATTATTATTAACAAATATACATTTCTTAAAGCATTAACTTCTTTTAAAATGACTGATTTCTCTAATTCCAGCCCTAAAATCCATCCAGTGGAAGGAATTTGTTTATAATAAATTAACTTGGTTATGCCTTGATCCTTATACTCTTTAAAACCTGATTCATTATTTAATATGTCTTGTGCAACAGCTTGTACTTTTTCATTATCCGATATATTGGTTGCAAGTAATTCAGTATCAGGATGTGCAATATAAGTTCCGTTTCGATCCAATAAGAATCCGTATCCTTTACCATCAATTAAATCTATCTGATTGACTGTATCCGTTACAGTAGTGAGTAATATATCCCCACCTACAGCTCCTCTAAAATTTCCATTCTTATCTTTTAGAGGTATGCAGGGAGTTACAACATATTCCCCCGTAATTGCATCTAAATAAGGATCAGTAAAAAGAAAACGATCTAATTCTTGTGCCTTGGTATACCATCCTCTTGTTCTGGGATCATAATCACTAGGCGGAACCCAATCCCCTCCATCAATAAACTGTCCATTAGGAAGTCCGACATAGACATCTGTAAAATCACTGTCTATCATATAGGATGCTAAATATTCATCCGAAATATCTTGAGCATTTAATACATTAGTAATATTCTCAGTGATCACTTCAATGACTTTTTGTTTTCCATTTAACCAGCCTTCAATTGTCTGTAGATTTTTGTCTAAGGTTACATTCATTAAGTCATGAACACTGTCTTCAATCTTCTTTTTACTATTAAAATAACTGAACCCAACTATGATGTTTAGAAAAACTACAATAATAACCAGCATTCCTAACATCAATTTCCATTTAATCTTCATACTCCCACCTCATTAATTTCTTCCCTTCTAAAGGTTGTTTATCTTTCATTTTAGTATAAAAACATAATTAATTCAACACAGGTTTTTGACAGATTTAAAATTTTTATTTATTGACAGTCCAAATAACATATGTTATCATTAACCTATGTTAAGGATAAGAGAGGTGCAAATGATGTCAATTAAATATGCAATCCTGGGTATTCTAAGTTGGAAATCCTCCACAGGATATGAACTAAAAAAGTTTTTTAAAGAATCTTCCATTCTATATTGGTCCGGAAACAATAATCAGATTTACAAGGCCCTGCTTCAAATGCAAGAGGAAGGACTTGTAAAAAGCGAAGTGATTCACCAGGAAAGCTCCCCTTCGAAAAAAATATATACAATTACTGAAGAAGGTCTCTCGGAATTAAAAGAATGGATTCTATCCGCTCCGGAAGCTCCTGAATTTAAGAAACCATTTCTCATTCAACTGGCATGGGCGGATCTCTTAAGTGATGAAGAACTCAACGAACTTCTTATAAAATATGAAAATGAAATTAACATGCAGTTAATTATGCAGGAGGAAAACATCAGACGAGGAGTTCTCTCCCCTAATCGAACCCCCAGAGAAAACATGATCTGGAATATGATTTCGGAAAATATTCTTTCTTCCTATAGAAATGAGCTTAACTGGGTTCGAGAAGCCCGCAAGAAGCTAGCTAAAAATCAATCAAGAGAGGATAATAATCAAATGAACTATCAAATTAGAGAAATCGATCACAAAAAATATATCGAAATTTTTTCAAGCTCCCGGCCTTTAAGTACCGAAAATGATGCCCTTGATTTAATCGCATTATGCGGTGAACATAATACAAATCTGCTTATGATTCATTATGATGCCTTATCAGAAGACTTTTTCAACCTTAAAACAAAAGCGGCAGGGAATATGATTCAAAAGTTTGTCAACTATCAAATTAAAGCTGTCGCAGTGATTCCCAGAGAAATTATTCAGAAAGGCAGATTAAAAGAAATGGCACTGGAAACAAATAAAGGCAATCATTTTAGAATGTATGAAACTAAAGAAGAAGCTGAAAAATGGCTTTTAAATTAAATTCTACAAATCAAACAAAGAGAAAGAATAAGCTAAGAGTGACGGCTCTTCAATAGAACCGTCACTCTTTATCATTTTCACTTTTTATATTTTTACTTTTTATCTATTTCTAATAAGAACCTTCTCCATCTATATCTAAGGTAATGATCACTCTCTCCGCAGTTTTAATCTTGCCTTCAAACCAAAACTTATATCCATTTTTATAATATGTTAAACTGCCTATATCGGGGTCTTCTTCTAAGAAACCTTCATATTTAGGTGTTCCCAATACACTTTTTATCTTATCAAAATGATCCCCTATCTTTGCGCCTAATATTTCCTGAGAGTCTCCAAACAAAATGAAACTGGTCGGCCCCCAGGGACGGAGACCTCCGCCCGTATATAAGACTGTAAAATGATCATA
The genomic region above belongs to Defluviitalea saccharophila and contains:
- a CDS encoding ABC transporter ATP-binding protein; translated protein: MEYALTLENVTKEYKDFKLDHINIYLPKGCIMGFIGENGAGKSTTIKLIMDLVNRDEGKITILGKDNKKELNSIKENIGVVMDELCFPENLNIKEINTVMKKVYKTWNEDKFYHFIQRFSLSKDKSIKEYSRGMKMKLSIAVALSHDSKILILDEATSGLDPIVREEILDIFLEFIQDESNSIFVSSHIISDLEKICDYITFIHKGKIVFSESKDDLLDKYGILKCTEEEFPNINSSAVKGVRKNKFGMEALVLKDEIEGNYVIDKADIEDIMIFYIKEQMI
- a CDS encoding ABC-2 transporter permease, whose translation is MIGLILKDIYNLKKQSKIYLILLVFYFFMGMANRSISMFGTMLSVLAAMLPVTAMAYDEKNNWERYALTMPLSRKDMVLSRYILGLLFAFIAFIISMASSVFLSNESFVESVAVNVGTLCFVLLLMAIIFPILFKFGIEKGRILMILILFAPSMIILFLSNYGIQLPDEETIKPFLYYSPIAVIIIFILSLFLSISIYNKKEF
- a CDS encoding MFS transporter — translated: MRKNDSQQGTTLFDKRIVLFLISQNISLFGSSVVAFAIIWYITLETSSGIWLMLSTICSMLPQVVISLWGGVWADRYNRKYLIMLSDAFIALFTLGLAIAFWMGFRRMELLLAVSVVRSIGGGIQAPAVNAIFPQLVAQDKLTKVQGINQALNSLLMLLAPAVGGLVLGSMDIAWTFMIDLVTAALAILILCFIQVEKIQRTDAFTSVLTELKEGIHYTFSNPLLKGIIICYVFSFFLITPAAVLTPLMIERSFGSDVWRLTANEIVWTVGSMIGGVYVSMHGEFKDKIRTIALCLVAFGVTFALLGMAENFILYLLIMGIGGFFMPIIATAETVFIQENTQPTMMGRVFSIVQIISVSAMPVAILFFGPLADIVSVESILIISGILLALVGILYQYSQKNTKKPDPIH
- a CDS encoding methyl-accepting chemotaxis protein — encoded protein: MKIKWKLMLGMLVIIVVFLNIIVGFSYFNSKKKIEDSVHDLMNVTLDKNLQTIEGWLNGKQKVIEVITENITNVLNAQDISDEYLASYMIDSDFTDVYVGLPNGQFIDGGDWVPPSDYDPRTRGWYTKAQELDRFLFTDPYLDAITGEYVVTPCIPLKDKNGNFRGAVGGDILLTTVTDTVNQIDLIDGKGYGFLLDRNGTYIAHPDTELLATNISDNEKVQAVAQDILNNESGFKEYKDQGITKLIYYKQIPSTGWILGLELEKSVILKEVNALRNVYLLIIIAAIIVAIVFSILFSNVISNPISEMIFVTNEIAEGNYRVKIKEKYLSKKDETGLLARSLNKMVDMQSNVISHILNTSGEVNELSKQTSSVSEQMSHSAERQFESMEKLTEDMRSTAHSIEEIMSLMEEMNAAIITVAESAVNTNDQAESTFEISEIGKEKVENTIIEMDNISKVMNEIKENVTILTESSLKVGQTIKLINNISEQTNLLALNAAIEAARAGESGKGFAVVAEEIRKLADQSREATKVIESLIQEEKQISERTITATEEGVQEVDKGMVLIKETGKVFKDIFTSLQETKKSIEKIADYTKEQEKSVASVTDSIINVNDLTISVLSKVEDVARLSEQVSTGSQEVALSSENLFTCAEQLQDLVSVFHIEKNNHFNG
- a CDS encoding DUF4180 domain-containing protein, which translates into the protein MMSIKYAILGILSWKSSTGYELKKFFKESSILYWSGNNNQIYKALLQMQEEGLVKSEVIHQESSPSKKIYTITEEGLSELKEWILSAPEAPEFKKPFLIQLAWADLLSDEELNELLIKYENEINMQLIMQEENIRRGVLSPNRTPRENMIWNMISENILSSYRNELNWVREARKKLAKNQSREDNNQMNYQIREIDHKKYIEIFSSSRPLSTENDALDLIALCGEHNTNLLMIHYDALSEDFFNLKTKAAGNMIQKFVNYQIKAVAVIPREIIQKGRLKEMALETNKGNHFRMYETKEEAEKWLLN